The Pelmatolapia mariae isolate MD_Pm_ZW linkage group LG9, Pm_UMD_F_2, whole genome shotgun sequence genome has a segment encoding these proteins:
- the LOC134634298 gene encoding titin homolog: protein MPASKRGSVPPDSQPKIRKLDEDGEAAPSKTVPAANNQSHNNTGNMKEKTAAPRTKKKLCASPEGGHKLAKSPNQSSPPKDSSKTSPDPPVKKAKLQKATSASCGEAPSPRANSKTSLKRTASTDSDELSSDGSKADFFRERDDEDKARCIRKYSNRVKAKRKTEESPSVSEDTSQGLSSPPKDLIQMDHNYGIFTDSPCLQTTDEANENIKKESAESFTEQERPEISAIAPQEVSKETMVSVTDTKFESSANESKHKELQNVESQKGVDNETPASSRDISDHLIFEAEQKDEEEFVQKDLDDKTLPSSMETLSSAAGEVYPKCKDEKQSCMSESLKTETETNETTQFVSGENKLSIQCTATGTTESVRVSAALSNESNSASEQQLVESGIAENETQADIIVRALATSEGESNLVDTQDDVPDAVTETCVDVETMVIRSEEELQESDGKGADFQLTQVVSSPGGLVERQLSHDSVITDSCTEILTPDCEAVQREVISECFTVPDGQIAPSVDLQNQENHRLFDNTAEKPDDGVKEDSESTEGDTSMICVTAASSQVNMDVQTAAASEEISVVETQRQEKQDAPEPIADISTNFHEDHVGENCRIMEDKHTVSFGHSSGAETENKIETQNIVISEVSNTEVQILETQEICNATTAESTEVHDMDDKSDNIKTFECADGSESQEKIQTQSLSALEVSNPAAKVEVQNQERPDGEATSDKVQEDLRTANYESSEEAECVAAVEKRMETPDDVEAETTSVEICNIEQTHQMSQVDSESTTAELHMDQIVENVQSVEMQTKLTMEVSYPSASVEIQRSQTEVELQTTLGTSSDIAPGAGIQSHKNHEINECNTDDIPKEIKEDPMIENLQTVQNEDKCVTLTPEISEATHSVEMHSEKSPEVVEMESAATSEEVSNMPAAQTQNQENQDVGAHITDAVYTESVTVTKNENKTEDQPKSPVEFTGHASTMELQSEKSQNEVEMETATTSEEVSDTSAVKTETQTSQDVCEDGAGMQIDSVTVAENENKKEEKAKTTPEISEVVPSVEAQSEKIQSEVGMESAAASEVSKIPAVEIQSQISKVITEYSTDVHTQSVTSTPDSPKESTSVEIQLVQSQNEVDAEQKTPEEVANIPALEIKSQDVIEHNTDILMQPISVSENENEMEKQAPSISEAEISVEVQSGKSLSEVEMETTTTSEELCNPPAAETHKQKSQDVSEHTEDSYTQPVAVPEREIEMEEQAKSTQEISVEIQSENSLNEVDLEFAAASEEISSIPAAEIQNQTSKDVCEWRTDVHTEPVTGAENQNKKQDTLIADISISAHSQEIQEATEPTGDISKEVHKGLRNPTNYPNKAHCVTAAESQVEMEMETTEAPKETSEPTNNQSQKGQEVSELTINTTVEKDFINALSEEQDDKVKADCVIAAESQRKVEVQTTETPEEVSDPKNVSETQSQKDQEITELNTDTEAGKDFINIEEKDDKVDAECVSVTESPGEMETQTVEAPDKITYLTNKQNQRGQEVSELTTDTEVEKDLTGTECEEKDVEVNEESLSTVENQGEMEVQTTESGEERSDVEVHNDGNQEIGDVQEDLMSARCETGNEEEPASECVNILETTAEGSPYPAKQQSNVTEEMNEDTTALLEIQKPLPVTDLENDIQRGPPADVDVTSESTEREASVLEEETGSQMFNEVKADGSVGNIEGEGVDSSEVMLFVCGQTDNNNVVIQPSEEQIEMVNQSAVEPHENQIVYEPISSPESNDDRDVSAAAAEKHDAVSILDIQCTEAQQMETNFSSNEDNREIGGMQLVNEAAKEEICVPDSQAGVEVEVQTQPAQLEQSNATVDVKEVAPISSGSDMSVADGGSGDAAEKSEGNGISECIRATEFSEQVQHDAGVQEAAGVTVTRTTPPTTTTPSTEFEVPDGASEEYVILEPVPQSEIHFDIVTQAATESGLAASLSEQVNPESESMEEKAESERILNGSEQTVFTEAAATSGEVAEQETNISPVEEDVQVIQPSGHQSSHMVDMNTSHDSEPQSVIEDINVVVIEDAQDNLDIQEVQILEDIEIGHEIIVVEEENDEDRDIAVVEKPQETAEVRPPKKPEEKVNEKYICNTSGPDMKQNSTAEKTEEEKKAQEPEKPKKQEMNTQARTKARLAALAEQKAAAAKRSANRQQLNLLALCQEIAEDIATDSMLLKRIEEEKQAAAAAAAKSEASKKERPPVNTQDGNTVNVATPAGPEGCAPPSVTPASEAPPAQPSTADSAETQPSAEPPKRRFFITQISVPLKVHEKKKLTRYQRLRQVELQREKMSWARVKKLKSDQANQMFSDMDWQAPFSAASLFPVSPVTTTPPQPAASPATSQTAQLSPSASSKPATPKAEAPKDEPKAELAKTEPSKTEPTKAETSKKQPRKTETPKTETPKTETAKPEASKTEPPSTENRRTTRQSKAQTTKAAATPEPAPKVTRSGTKRTLPAIPPPMPNGLNAQKLKVEVEYKPYRPRPKYSPDDFELDDDPLPAKPKPAQPTPPGLQSNPSAQPKPTLLSKPTLTAQLANQAKLKAQTKPAGQISGQSKPSVAAPAQLKPAQLKPAVAPAAQSKATAATAASSKPASSANAPLKSPVPTATQSKVVSAPAQSKSAASVLPQLKTAGADANLTQLKPSASPAARPAVAATSGMKPAASKAGAISVPQRPTDPACEENGKCKNAAHPLSSAPPEESAKVSDKLTESKAESLKAAEQTSGKPCQDKAVKPQDGGAPLSEACLQKEVKKLKEADKDGTQTVIDAGQKHFGAVACSVCGMLYSAANPEDESQHLLFHNQFISAVKYVGWKKERILSEFPDGKIILVLPDDPKYALKKVEEIREMVDNDLGFQQVETKCPSKTKTFLFISNDKKVAGCLIAEHIQEGYRVIEEPMPEGSEGEKLMFERQRAWCCSTTPEPAICGISRIWVVSMMRRQGIASRMLECLRNNFIYGSYLSKDEIAFSDPTPDGKLFATHYFGTSQFLVYNFVSGTRSHQPKTQAV from the exons ATGCCGGCCTCAAAGAGAGGATCAGTCCCTCCAGACTCGCAGCCCAAGATAAGGAAGTTGGATGAGGACGGAGAGGCTGCGCCATCCAAAACTGTACCAGCCGCCAATAATCAGTCACATAACAACACAggaaatatgaaagaaaagacAGCAGCTCCACGGACTAAGAAAAAACTGTGTGCTTCACCGGAAGGGGGACATAAACTAGCCAAGTCCCCCAATCAGAGCTCACCTCCGAAGGATTCCAGCAAAACTTCCCCTGACCCACCTGTCAAAAAAGCCAAGCTCCAGAAAGCCACAAGTGCCTCCTGTGGAGAAGCTCCCTCACCGAGAGCAAACTCCAAAACCTCCCTGAAGCGAACTGCCTCCACGGACTCTGACGAGTTGAGTAGTGATGGTAGTAAGGCTGACTTCTTCAGAGAAAGGGATGATGAAGACAAGGCCCGCTGCATCAGAAAATACTCAAATCGAGTCAAAGCCAAGCGAAAGACGGAAGAGTCGCCTTCTGTCTCTGAGGATACGAGTCAAGGTTTATCTTCTCCACCTAAGGACCTCATACAGATGGACCACAATTATGGTATATTCACAGATTCACCATGTCTTCAAACTACAGATGAGGCAAATgagaacattaaaaaagaatCTGCAGAATCTTTTACTGAACAAGAGAGACCAGAAATATCAGCTATTGCACCACAGGAGGTGTCAAAGGAAACTATGGTCTCTGTAACAGACACCAAATTTGAGTCTTCAGCTAATGAAAGTAAACATAAAGAATTACAAAATGTAGAAAGCCAAAAGGGTGTAGATAATGAAACACCAGCATCATCAAGAGACATTTCAGACCATCTCATATTCGAGGCTGAACAGAAGGATGAGGAAGAGTTCGTTCAAAAGGATTTAGATGATAAAACACTACCATCATCAATGGAAACACTAAGTTCGGCTGCTGGAGAGGTGTATCCAAAGTGTAAAGATGAAAAACAGTCTTGCATGTCAGAAAGtctgaaaactgaaactgaaacaaatgaaacCACACAGTTTGTTTCTGGAGAGAATAAATTGAGTATTCAGTGTACAGCTACGGGAACAACTGAATCTGTCAGAGTATCTGCAGCCCTTAGTAATGAATCCAACTCTGCATCAGAACAGCAGCTTGTGGAAAGTGGTATTGCAGAGAATGAGACTCAAGCAGACATTATTGTCAGAGCTCTAGCTACTTCCGAAGGGGAATCAAATCTTGTAGACACGCAGGACGACGTGCCAGATGCAGTTACCGAGACGTGTGTTGATGTGGAAACAATGGTCATAAGGTCTGAGGAAGAGCTTCAAGAAAGCGATGGAAAAGGAGCTGACTTCCAGTTGACTCAGGTCGTCTCTTCTCCTGGGGGTTTGGTTGAGAGACAGTTGAGCCACGACTCTGTGATAACTGACAGCTGCACTGAAATATTGACTCCTGATTGCGAGGCTGTTCAAAGAGAAGTGATTTCCGAATGTTTCACAGTTCCAGATGGTCAGATAGCACCTAGCGTAGATCTGCAAAATCAGGAGAACCACAGACTTTTTGACAACACTGCAGAAAAGCCTGATGATGGAGTTAAAGAAGATTCTGAGAGCACAGAAGGAGACACAAGCATGATTTGTGTCACTGCAGCAAGCAGCCAGGTCAACATGGATGTACAGACTGCAGCAGCATCAGAGGAGATTTCTGTagtggaaacacaaagacaggaaaAACAGGATGCTCCTGAACCTATCGCAGACATATCTACAAACTTTCACGAGGATCATGTGGGAGAAAACTGTAGAATTATGGAAGACAAACACACTGTGAGCTTTGGACATAGTAGTGGAGCTgagactgaaaataaaatagaaacacAGAACATAGTGATTTCAGAAGTTTCTAATACAGAAGTGCAAATTCTTGAGACCCAGGAAATCTGCAACGCTACCACAGCCGAATCCACAGAGGTTCATGATATGGATGATAAATCTGACAACATTAAAACCTTTGAATGTGCTGATGGGTCTGAGAGCCAAGAGAAAATACAGACACAGAGCTTATCAGCTTTGGAGGTTAGTAATCCAGCAGCTAAAGTGGAAGTACAAAACCAGGAGAGGCCAGACGGCGAAGCCACGAGTGACAAAGTTCAGGAAGATCTGAGGACTGCAAACTATGAGAGCAGCGAAGAAGCTGAATGTGTTGCTGCTGTGGAAAAACGAATGGAAACACCAGACGATGTAGAGGCTGAAACCACATCAGTGGAGATCTGTAACATTGAGCAAACGCATCAGATGAGCCAGGTGGACAGTGAATCTACCACAGCTGAATTACACATGGATCAAATTGTTGAAAATGTTCAATCTGTGGAAATGCAGACAAAATTAACGATGGAGGTTTCATATCCATCCGCTTCAGTGGAAATCCAGAGAAGTCAAACAGAAGTGGAGCTACAGACCACATTGGGGACGAGTTCTGACATTGCACCTGGAGCAGGAATACAAAGTCACAAAAATCATGAAATCAATGAATGCAATACAGACGACATCCCTAAAGAGATTAAAGAAGACCCAATGATTGAAAATTTGCAAACTGTGCAGAATGAAGATAAATGTGTGACACTAACTCCAGAGATTTCTGAAGCAACTCATTCAGTGGAAATGCACAGTGAGAAAAGTCCAGAAGTAGTGGAGATGGAGTCTGCAGCAACATCAGAGGAGGTTTCTAACATGCCTGCAGCGCAAACACAAAACCAAGAGAATCAGGATGTTGGTGCGCATATTACAGACGCAGTTTATACAGAGTCTGTGACTGTCACTAAGaacgaaaacaaaacagaagatcAGCCTAAATCACCAGTAGAATTTACCGGACATGCCTCTACGATGGAATTACAGAGTGAGAAAAGTCAAAATGAAGTTGAGATGGAGACTGCAACAACATCAGAGGAGGTTTCTGACACATCTGCAGTGAAAACAGAAACCCAGACGAGTCAGGATGTCTGTGAAGATGGTGCAGGCATGCAGATCGACTCTGTGACTGTtgcagaaaatgaaaacaaaaaagaagaaaaggctAAAACCACACCAGAAATTTCCGAAGTGGTCCCTTCAGTGGAAGCACAAAGTGAGAAAATTCAGAGTGAAGTGGGTATGGagtctgcagcagcttcagagGTGTCTAAGATACCTGCAGTGGAAATCCAAAGTCAGATAAGCAAGGTTATCACAGAATATAGCACAGATGTACATACACAGTCAGTGACATCAACACCAGACTCCCCTAAAGAATCCACCTCAGTGGAAATCCAGCTGGTGCAAAGTCAAAATGAAGTGGATGCGGAGCAGAAAACACCAGAGGAGGTTGCTAACATACCTGCATTGGAAATAAAGAGCCAGGATGTCATTGAACATAACACAGACATACTCATGCAGCCCATCAGTGTCTCggagaatgaaaatgaaatggaaaaacagGCTCCATCGATATCAGAGGCAGAGATTTCAGTGGAAGTACAAAGCGGCAAAAGTCTATCTGAAGTGGAGATGGAGACCACAACAACATCAGAAGAGCTTTGTAACCCACCGGCAGCGGAAACGCATAAGCAGAAGAGTCAGGATGTCAGTGAACACACAGAAGATTCATATACACAGCCCGTCGCTGTCCCAGAGAGAGAAATTGAAATGGAAGAGCAGGCTAAATCGACACAAGAGATTTCAGTGGAAATACAAAGTGAGAACAGCCTAAATGAAGTCGACTTGGAGTTTGCAGCTGCATCAGAGGAGATTTCTAGCATACCTGCAGCGGAAATACAAAATCAGACGAGCAAGGATGTCTGTGAATGGCGCACAGACGTACATACAGAGCCTGTGACTGGTGCAGagaatcaaaacaaaaagcaggatACATTAATAGCAGATATTTCTATTTCAGCACACAGCCAGGAGATACAGGAAGCCACTGAGCCTACTGGAGACATATCTAAAGAAGTCCACAAAGGATTAAGGAATCCCACAAATTACCCCAACAAAGCACATTGTGTCACTGCTGCTGAGAGTCAGGTGGAAATGGAAATGGAGACAACAGAAGCACCAAAGGAGACATCTGAGCCAACAAATAACCAAAGCCAGAAAGGTCAGGAGGTCAGTGAACTGACTATAAACACTACAGTAGAGAAAGACTTCATTAATGCTTTGAGTGAAGAGCAGGATGATAAGGTTAAGGCCGACTGTGTCATTGCTGCTGAGAGTCAAAGAAAAGTGGAAGTGCAGACAACAGAAACACCGGAGGAGGTTTCTGATCCAAAGAATGTGTCGGAAACACAAAGTCAGAAAGATCAGGAGATCACTGAGCTCAATACAGACACTGAGGCAGGAAAAGATTTCATTAATATTGAAGAAAAGGATGACAAGGTCGATGCTGAATGTGTCAGTGTTACTGAGAGTCCAGGAGAAATGGAAACACAGACAGTAGAAGCACCAGACAAGATTACTTATctgacaaataaacaaaatcagaGAGGTCAAGAGGTCAGCGAACTCACTACAGACACTGAAGTGGAAAAAGATTTGACCGGGACAGAGTGCGAGGAAAAGGATGTCGAGGTTAATGAGGAAAGTTTAAGCACTGTTGAGAATCAAGGAGAAATGGAAGTGCAGACAACAGAATCAGGAGAAGAAAGATCTGATGTTGAAGTACACAACGATGGAAATCAGGAGATCGGTGACGTTCAGGAAGATCTTATGTCTGCACGCTGTGAGACTGGAAATGAGGAAGAGCCTGCTTCTGAATGTGTTAACATTTTAGAAACTACTGCAGAAGGGAGTCCTTATCCAGCAAAACAGCAAAGTAATGTTACTGAGGAAATGAATGAAGACACTACAGCCTTATTAGAAATTCAGAAACCTCTTCCTGTTACTGATTTGGAGAATGACATACAGAGAGGGCCTCCTGCTGACGTGGATGTAACAAGTGAATCAACAGAAAGGGAAGCTTCAGTGTTAGAAGAGGAAACGGGGAGCCAAATGTTTAATGAGGTCAAGGCTGACGGATCTGTTGGTAACATCGAAGGAGAAGGAGTGGATAGCAGCGAAGtaatgctttttgtttgtggGCAAACTGACAACAACAATGTCGTAATTCAGCCTTCTGAGGAGCAGATTGAGATGGTTAATCAGTCAGCGGTCGAGCCCCATGAAAACCAGATAGTGTACGAGCCCATTAGTAGCCCAGAGAGTAATGATGATCGTGATGTGTCTGCGGCGGCAGCAGAGAAGCACGATGCCGTTTCTATATTAGATATACAATGCACAGAGGCTCAACAGATGGAAACAAACTTTTCCAGTAATGAAGACAACAGAGAAATTGGTGGCATGCAGCTGGTAAATGAAGCTGCTAAGGAGGAAATTTGTGTCCCAGACAGCCAAGCAGGGGTTGAAGTGGAAGTGCAAACGCAGCCAGCACAGTTGGAGCAGAGTAACGCTACCGTGGATGTGAAAGAAGTTGCACCGATCAGCTCTGGCAGTGACATGAGCGTGGCAGATGGAGGGTCAGGAGATGCTGCAGAAAAAAGTGAAGGAAATGGCATTTCAGAGTGCATCAGAGCCACTGAGTTTTCTGAGCAGGTGCAGCACGATGCTGGCGTTCAGGAGGCTGCGGGCGTCACGGTAACAAGAACAACTccaccaactacaactacacccTCCACTGAATTTGAGGTACCAGATGGTGCATCTGAGGAATATGTGATTTTAGAGCCAGTCCCACAGAGTGAAATTCACTTTGATATCGTCACTCAAGCTGCAACCGAATCAGGTCTGGCGGCCTCTCTTTCAGAGCAGGTGAATCCAGAAAGTGAGTCGATGGAGGAGAAGGCGGAGAGTGAGAGGATTTTAAATGGTTCTGAGCAAACTGTGTTTACTGAAGCGGCGGCTACTTCAGGTGAGGTAGCAGAGCAAGAGACAAACATTTCACCTGTGGAGGAAGACGTTCAGGTTATTCAGCCTTCTGGCCACCAGTCATCTCACATGGTGGACATGAATACCTCCCATGACTCTGAACCCCAAAGCGTGATTGAAGACATTAATGTAGTGGTGATAGAGGATGCTCAAGATAACCTGGACATACAAGAAGTGCAGATTCTAGAGGACATCGAGATCGGACATGAGATTATAGTGGTGGAGGAAGAGAATGATGAAGACCGTGACATTGCAGTAGTAGAAAAGCCACAAGAAACAGCCGAGGTACGCCCGCCTAAGAAGCCTGAGGAAAAGGTGAATGAGAAGTACATATGTAACACTAGTGGGCCTGACATGAAGCAAAACAGCACAGCTGAAAAGAccgaagaggaaaagaaagctCAAGAGCCAGAAAAACCCAAGAAACAAGAAATGAACACGCAAGCGAGAACCAAAGCTCGCCTCGCAGCTCTGGCTGAGCAGAAGGCTGCAGCAGCTAAGAGAAGTGCAAACAGGCAGCAGCTGAATCTCTTAGCCCTGTGTCAGGAGATCGCAGAGGACATTGCCACAGACAGCATGCTGCTGAAGAggatagaagaagaaaaacaagcggcagcagcagcagcagccaagaGTGAAGCCAGCAAGAAGGAACGCCCGCCTGTTAACACGCAAGATGGCAACACGGTTAATGTCGCAACTCCTGCTGGACCAGAGGGATGCGCCCCTCCTTCGGTGACCCCTGCTTCTGAGGCACCCCCAGCCCAGCCCTCAACGGCTGATTCAGCCGAAACTCAGCCTTCCGCCGAGCCTCCAAAGAGACGTTTCTTCATCACGCAGATTTCAGTGCCGCTGAAAGTCCACGAGAAAAAGAAGCTGACTCGATATCAAAGACTCAGACAGGTCGagctgcagagagagaaaatgtcaTGGGCACGTGTGAAGAAACTAAAGTCTGACCAAGCAAATCAGATGTTCTCAGACATGGATTGGCAGGCACCTTTTTCTGCTGCCTCTCTTTTTCCAGTGAGCCCTGTTACCACAACTCCTCCTCAACCTGCAGCCAGTCCAGCAACCTCTCAAACCGCCCAACTGAGTCCTTCTGCATCCAGCAAACCTGCTACACCGAAGGCAGAAGCTCCCAAGGATGAGCCTAAGGCTGAGCTGGCTAAAACTGAACCATCTAAAACTGAACCCACTAAAGCTGAAACCTCCAAAAAACAACCAAGGAAAACTGAAACTCCTAAAACTGAAACCCCTAAAACTGAAACTGCCAAACCTGAAGCCTCTAAAACAGAGCCTCCTAGTACTGAAAACCGTAGAACTACACGGCAAAGCAAGGCTCAGACTACTAAAGCAGCAGCTACTCCAGAGCCCGCGCCAAAAGTCACAAGATCAGGAACCAAGAGAACCCTCCCAGCAATACCACCTCCCATGCCCAACGGACTTAATGCTCAGAAACTGAAAGTGGAAGTTGAGTACAAGCCGTACAGACCCAGGCCGAAATATTCTCCTGACGATTTTGAGCTGGATGATGACCCATTACCAGCAAAGCCGAAACCTGCACAGCCGACACCACCCGGCCTCCAGTCAAACCCTTCGGCTCAGCCTAAACCCACTCTGCTATCAAAGCCCACGCTCACAGCGCAACTTGCCAACCAGGCAAAACTCAAAGCTCAGACCAAGCCTGCTGGGCAGATCTCAGGTCAGTCAAAGCCCTCTGttgcagctccagctcagttAAAGCCCGCACAGTTAAAACCAGCtgttgcaccagcagcacagtctAAGGCCACAGCTGCGACTGCAGCTTCATCCAAACCTGCTTCTTCAGCTAATGCTCCATTAAAGTCTCCAGTCCCGACTGCAACTCAGTCTAAAGTTGTTTCAGCTCCGGCTCAGTCCAAGTCTGCAGCTTCTGTTTTGCCCCAGCTGAAGACCGCAGGCGCCGATGCAAATCTAACACAGCTGAAACCATCTGCTTCACCTGCAGCTCGGCCTGCTGTTGCAGCCACATCTGGGATGAAGCCTGCTGCCTCTAAGGCTGGTGCAATTTCAGTGCCTCAGAGACCCACAGATCCCGCATGTGAAGAAAACGGCAAGTGCAAG AATGCAGCTCATCCACTTTCATCAGCTCCACCTGAAGAGAGCGCTAAAGTGTCTGACAAGCTTACAG AGAGTAAAGCAGAAAGCTTGAAGGCAGCAGAGCAGACATCGGGAAAGCCTTGCCAAGA CAAAGCCGTGAAGCCACAGGATGGCGGGGCTCCTCTCTCCGAAGCTTGCCTGCAAAAAGAAGTCAAGAAGCTAAAGGAGGCTGACAAAGATGGCACCCAAACAGTTATT GATGCAGGACAGAAGCATTTTGGAGCAGTGGCCTGCAGTGTGTGTGGGATGCTCTACTCTGCTGCCAACCCCGAGGATGAATCTCAGCATTTGCTGTTTCACAACCAGTTCATCAGCGCCGTCAAATATGTG ggaTGGAAAAAGGAGAGGATTTTGTCCGAGTTTCCAGATGGCAAGATCATTCTCGTCCTGCCAGATGATCCCAAATATGCTCTGAAGAAG GTTGAGGAGATCCGGGAGATGGTGGACAATGACCTCGGCTTCCAGCAGGTGGAGACCAAGTGTCCCTCAAAGACCAAAACCTTCCTCTTTATCTCTAATGACAAGAAAGTGGCTGGGTGTCTCATAGCTGAGCACATACAAGAG GGGTACAGGGTGATTGAAGAGCCCATGCCAGAGGGTTCGGAGGGAGAGAAGTTGATGTTTGAACGTCAGAGAGCTTGGTGCTGCTCCACAACACCAGAGCCCGCCATCTGCGGCATCAGCCGCATCTGGGTGGTCAGCATGATGAGACGTCAGGGCATCGCCTCGCGCATGCTCGAGTGCCTCCG GAATAATTTCATATACGGTTCATACCTGAGCAAAGATGAGATTGCCTTCTCCGACCCCACTCCCGACGGGAAACTCTTCGCCACGCATTATTTCGGCACTTCCCAGTTTTTGGTTTATAACTTCGTGAGCGGGACACGCTCGCACCAACCCAAAACCCAAGCAGTATGA